GGGCTTTAAAGCCATTTATTGCCCCCGATACCCGCAGCTTTTACTTGGCAGAGTACAcggcctttaaccccttcagttccCTCTCTATAAATCCATGTATATTTTTACCCACAATGCCGCAGTCAGCCCTCTGTCAATCATTTGGTTCTGTTTATATTCTTCATCGCCCCCGCATTGATGTCCAGAGGGGCCGCCGTTTCCTGTAATAACAGCTTTTGCCCTTTGGGGGTCAGTATGTCCCAGGATTTGCCCCGGGGTCaatcgttggtcttgtcttagattcgggagccgtatgtctatcccatgcatgtttaattccctcactgtattaccctctaccacctctgctgggaggctgctccatttatgaTAAAGAGTTCTTCCAAAACTTGGGGCATTTCTCTGCATTTTGCCCCTTTATTCTTCTGCATGATGCAGCActttacacattatatatatatataaatacatcaaataaaaagtaaaagcaaaaaaagtttttattcccccaaaaatacataaaaataagaacaaaataaacaacGCAGTGAGCcgagtgatgtcattgtgacatcaccgGAATCCATAAGATGCACGACCTCTATATCTGgctaaatcatttaaaatagaGAAACCGTCCTCATCGTGAAACGTAAAAATCGTAAAAATGACGGTCGGGTCAGCAGAGCCGATCGCGTCGGTGGGggagggggagtccaggctgtcccTAAACCTGTACGCCTATAGAGTACTGAAGGGGTCAATCgtgtatgacatcatcaacGCAGATTATACAAAACGTCAACATCAGTCTCTTTACTGACCAGacgggccgccgggggccgatctgccggcagcttCTGGTTTCTCACCAAACGACCAATGAGAGACAGCGATAAGAGAAATAACTTTATACGTCACGTCGGTCCCTTTATCAGAGACAGCCCCGGCCCCCCCATCCCCCGATGGCAGAGAGAGCAGAGTCCTCGAGGATGGGGTGACGGGGAAACTCCCTCCAGAGCGAGAAAACTCCGCTCAGCCTCCGTTAGCAGCCTGACGTCCGGACGGGGCCTGACGGGGGCCACACGCCTAACACCCGGCCAAATGAAGGGCTTTCTCCAACTGCTGCAGCTGCGTCTGGCCCTGAGAGATCAGCAGGCGGACGGCCACCTGAAACAAGGAAAAACCACTCAGATCACtcagtggataagtggaacagcctcccggcggAAGCGGTAGAGGGAATTTGCAGGACTCACCTGCTCCGTCTCTCCTTTATTCCTTTTGAATTCCTGCCGGGCCCAGTCAGCCGCGGAGCGACGGTCGCCGGGATCCGGAATCTTCCGGGCCGCCCGCAAAATGTCCCTGTACAGCCCGAGCACCTGCCTGCGCAACACAAACTGACAACAGGGAGGAATGAGACGCGCAGCACAGCATACCGCTACACAACACACTGCTACACAACATACCGCAACACAACACACTGTTACACAACACACCGCAACACAACACACTGTTACACAACATACCGCTACACTACACAGCACGCCGCTACACTACACAGCACGCCGCTACACTACACCCTGCTATACAACACAGCCTACTGCTACACTACACACTGCTACACAACACACTGTTACACAACATACCGCTACACTACACAGCATACTGCTACACAACATACCGCAACACAACACACTGTTACACAACATACCGCTACACAGCACAGCCTACTGCTACACTACACACTGCTACACAACATACCGCTACACAACACACCGCTACACAACACACTGCTACACTACATACTGCTACACTACACACCGCTACACAGCACAGCATACTGCTACACTACACACTGCTACACAACATACCGCTACACAACACACCGCTACACAACACACTGCTACACTACATACTGCTACACTACACACCGCTACACAGCACAGCATACTGCTACACAGCTACACAGCACAGCACACTGCTACACAACACACCGCTACACTACACAACATACTGCTACACAACATACTGCTACACTACATTACACACTGCTATACAGCATACCGCTACACAGCACAACATACTGCTACACAACACCAAATGTACAACACAACATACTGCTGCTAtaatacaatacactaacactGCAACACactataataatacaaataataataataactataataacaaTCACTGCCCCGAGCATCACAATGTCAAAGCGCGGCCGGCATCGGACACCGACCCGCCAGAGGCCGAGCGCGGCCGGGATCGGACACCGACCCGCCGGAGGCCGAGCGCGGCCGGGATCGGACACCCACCCGCCGGAGGCCGAGCGCGGCCGGGATCGGACACCCACCCGCCGGAGGCCGAGCGCGGCCGGGATCGGACACCCACCCGCCGGAGGCCGAGCGCGGCCGGGATCGGACACCCACCCGCCGGAGGCCGAGCGCGGCCGGGATCGGACACCCACCCGCCGGAGGCCGAGCGCGGCCGGGATCGGACACCCACCCGCCGGAGGCCGAGCGCGGCCGGGATCGGGCACCCACCCGCCGGAGGCTGACGGTGGCCGGGATCGGGCACTCACCTGCCGGAGGCTGAGGGCGCCGGGGGGCAGCCTGGAGGCCGCCATGACACGGAGTGCGAGACCGGAAACTGCCCGGAGAGCTCCCTCTGCCGGCGGAAGGAACAGCCGCAAGTGGTCTCCATAGCAACGAGAGCGGGAATTATTAGCCTGGAGCTCACTAATGCCTGGTGGCTGAGGGTGATTAGAGGGGTAACAGGCTCAGTAACAGGTTCCACTGACAGTGAAAcaccatcaccctcagccagtgatgggaGGTGCCCCAGAACGCGGGTTTTGTTgcgtatattttaatgtttagattttctattatttaaaaaat
The DNA window shown above is from Spea bombifrons isolate aSpeBom1 chromosome 1, aSpeBom1.2.pri, whole genome shotgun sequence and carries:
- the LYRM2 gene encoding LYR motif-containing protein 2, with protein sequence MAASRLPPGALSLRQFVLRRQVLGLYRDILRAARKIPDPGDRRSAADWARQEFKRNKGETEQVAVRLLISQGQTQLQQLEKALHLAGC